The Sesamum indicum cultivar Zhongzhi No. 13 linkage group LG2, S_indicum_v1.0, whole genome shotgun sequence genome contains a region encoding:
- the LOC110011583 gene encoding uncharacterized protein LOC110011583 yields MEGSSRRDQPAEETPRKRDERMIQMTKEELQHMIDEASRKAIVEYERRTVTPAREGVKRQLFQEIEAEQRREVSRAPEKVVSRKTATRQPAISRAEVDSVGKQIEQLGKQIEELKKRGELVSQNRSSPFTNRILLEVVDNNFRFPDLPKYDGSKDPREHVAAFDLVMNLYSQTDPIKAKLFVTTLKGKAQEWFTSLGSGTIDSYEQLIHKFSFHFASKRKAKRSATHLFTIRQREDEMLKTIMGRFNNEVLEVQDLRIDMMVSILIHGLQKGPFASALARDPPTGTEQLMEMAQKYIDEEEMNAMKDSYWSRDPARMRGERSREGKQRAEGDRERKGPYVPRYHRYTPLTTTREKVMMTVENEGLMQRPEKMRDTRTKRNSDKYCRFHKDRGHNTKDCYQLKDETERLVRQGYFKHLIDRRAEARDRSRSRSRERLQRDEAGASGARDSAPTKGVIHTISGGPTSGDSTRARKRYARENKWKHGELMMHVEKQENIVFGDEDLSSDMIEQNDPMVIKMDIANYQVHKVLIDNGSSVDIIFSDVLKKMDLGDVRLKPVRTPLVGFGGNKVILEGVIELPVSLGEEPKRKTCMVSFLVVDSPFAYNIVLGRPGLNKFRAVVSTFHLKMKFPTPQGIGEVKCDQRTARQCYNLAVKQGESKKEKRKEEANREERWRGLNRRESTRRLS; encoded by the exons ATGGAAGGGTCATCAAGACGGGATCAACCAGCAGAAGAGACTCCAAGGAAAAGAGATGAAAGGATGATACAAATGACGAAAGAAGAATTACAGCACATGATAGATGAAGCGAGCAGGAAGGCAATTGTTGAATACGAGCGCAGGACGGTGACCCCTGCTAGAGAAGGGGTTAAACGGCAGTTGTTTCAAGAGATAGAGGCGGAGCAGAGGAGAGAGGTCTCGAGGGCACCTGAAAAGG TGGTTAGCAGGAAGACCGCCACGAGACAACCAGCTATCTCACGGGCGGAGGTGGACAGTGTTGGAAAGCAGATCGAGCAATTGGGGAAGCAAATCgaagaattgaagaagaggGGAGAATTAGTGTCGCAGAATAGAAGCTCGCCCTTCACTAACCGGATTTTGCTGGAAGTGGTCGACAATAATTTCCGATTCCCAGACCTGCCCAAGTATGACGGAAGTAAGGATCCGAGGGAGCATGTCGCTGCCTTCGATCTGGTGATGAATCTTTATAGCCAAACCGATCCGATCAAGGCAAAACTGTTTGTCACTACGCTGAAGGGCAAAGCTCAGGAGTGGTTCACAAGCTTAGGTAGTGGAACCATTGATTCTTATGAGCAGCTAATTCAcaagttttcttttcattttgctaGTAAGAGAAAAGCGAAGAGATCGGCGACCCATCTGTTCACGATCCGACAGCGGGAGGACGAAATGCTGAAAACTATCATGGGGCGATTCAATAATGAAGTGCTGGAGGTACAAGATTTGAGAATCGATATGATGGTGAGCATTTTAATCCATGGCTTGCAAAAAGGTCCTTTTGCATCGGCGTTGGCACGCGACCCGCCTACGGGGACGGAGCAGTTGATGGAGATGGCCCAAAAATATATCGATGAGGAAGAAATGAACGCCATGAAGGATAGCTATTGGTCCAGAGATCCGGCCAGAATGAGGGGAGAAAGGTCGCGGGAAGGAAAACAACGAGCGGAAGGAGATCGTGAGCGGAAAGGACCTTACGTGCCTCGATACCATAGGTACACCCCACTAACGACCACCAGAGAGAAGGTGATGATGACGGTCGAAAATGAGGGCCTTATGCAGCGACCGGAGAAGATGCGTGATACCCGGACCAAAAGGAACTCTGATAAATATTGCAGGTTCCACAAGGATAGAGGGCATAACACGAAAGATTGCTACCAACTAAAGGACGAGACTGAACGGCTGGTAAGACAAGGGTATTTCAAGCATTTGATCGACAGGAGAGCAGAAGCACGAGATCGCAGTAGGTCACGGAGTCGGGAAAGGCTCCAGAGGGATGAAGCAGGAGCGAGCGGAGCCCGAGACAGTGCTCCCACTAAGGGTGTTATTCACACTATATCTGGGGGACCCACAAGTGGGGATTCGACCAGAGCAAGGAAAAGATACGCTAGAGAAAACAAGTGGAAGCACGGTGAGCTAATGATGCATGTGGAGAAGCAGGAGAACATCGTCTTCGGAGATGAGGATTTAAGTTCTGATATGATCGAACAGAATGACCCTATGGTCATAAAAATGGACATTGCGAACTATCAGGTACATAAGGTGTTAATTGATAATGGTAGTTCCGTTGacattatttttagtgatgtCCTCAAGAAGATGGATCTGGGAGATGTGAGACTGAAGCCTGTACGAACACCCCTGGTCGGGTTCGGAGGTAACAAGGTCATCCTAGAAGGTGTAATTGAGCTGCCCGTGTCGCTGGGGGAGGAACCCAAGAGGAAGACATGCATGGTTTCGTTCTTGGTCGTCGATAGCCCATTCGCGTATAATATTGTATTGGGGCGACCAGGACTGAACAAATTTCGAGCAGTGGTGTCCACTTTTCATCTGAAGATGAAGTTTCCAACACCACAGGGAATCGGCGAGGTCAAATGCGACCAACGAACAGCGAGGCAGTGCTACAATCTAGCTGTGAAACAGGGAGAGtcgaagaaagaaaaaaggaaggaGGAAGCAAACCGAGAGGAAAGATGGAGAGGATTGAACCGTCGGGAGAGTACAAGGAGGTTGAGTTGA